Part of the Cervus canadensis isolate Bull #8, Minnesota chromosome 15, ASM1932006v1, whole genome shotgun sequence genome is shown below.
ttttttcctttatcctCAAGACTTTAAATAGAGTATCTCTAATTTCAAAGGATGTACTAACTTACCCCTGGCATATATTCCATAAATATGGAAAGTGTTTTTTCTTGGGGATCCCTCAAACAGCCATAATACTGAACAATTCGCTCATGCAGCAAGTTTTTCAACAACTGAATTTCACACTCAAGTGCATTTACTTCCTGAAAGACAGAACTCACTGTTAAGTCTTTATAGCATTGCtagtaaaagcaaaaaaaattcaaacatcatGGACCATCAAGGTGATTTCATTCTGAAATTTCTACTTCCcaaagaataaacattttaaagtctcTAAGCAATAATAATTAGGTAACAGTCCTTGATGGTATGCTAAACCAACACTAAATCAGATTAGGAATATAACTGAgtattaaaacagaaaatccaGAGTACACAGTAAATAAACATatctattatctatttttttcaaataatttgcattgaggaaaaacaaaaaaattctatgatatgttgtatttattttagttaaaatGGTTCTTATAACGTGACAAAGTAGCTTGTTCAGTGATTCTTACCTTGCTGGTCTCAGGACTATCTGGGTCAAACTGAACTTGCTTAACAGCCAATTCTCTTCCTGTATCAACATCGTAACAGAGGTAGACCCTGCCAAAGGCTCCCTGGCCAAGTAATTTGCCCAATCTCCAGTTGGTTGGAGCACGAGGTgctaaaaaagaacattttcttaaaatgggAGTAGCCCAATGGCACACAATGGTTAAGGACTATTGCATTGGTGATATCTTTAATTGAATATGCTTGGATATTAAGAGAAAATCATGTTCATCCAAATTCGTAATGATCATCATCTTTGAAACTGTAAGAATTCTAAATTCAAACACGGTTCAGATTCCTATGACTAATTCTTtccaatgagattttttttacCTGATTATAATAGCATCTTTCACTCAATTTAAAATGTCACTGATAATGTAAGATGCGCTATTTCTAATCTTTATTGCAGTAATATTTGTAATAAGTTTTTCCATCTGCCTACTATGTAGAAAGCTGGGATACCAAAACTCTCATTCTAATATGAGGAAATCTTTAAAGCAGCCAGTGGGAGAAAAAAAGCACATTACATACAATGGAACAAAGGTAAGAAATACAGCAGAATTCTCAGAAAGTATACAAGCCAGAAGACAATGGAGAAACagttttaaagtgctgaaagaaaaaaattaaaatgtccagaattctatacccagaaaaatgtatgtatctttcaaaaataaagaaataaaagtttttcagacaaaagctgaaagaatttgtTACCAGGAGACTCATATTAGAAGAAAACGTTAAAAGCAATCCTTCAGGCAAAAGGGATATGATACCTAACGAAACCTGGATTGACATAAATAAAGATCTGTAGAAATAAGCTGGAGGTATATATAAAAGACATTCATCTCTTATtttaatcactttaaaatatagtTGTCTAAACCAAAAATAGCAGCAATGTAATGCAAGTTGCAGGTGTAAAAGTAAAATATGACAACACTAGTACAAAAGCAAGGAATTCAGAGTGTACAAATATTGTTGCAAAAAATATCCTTGAGCATGAATCTTTTATACATTGCTTACAAGATAAAGGTCACATATTTCACGATCTGGCCTTTAGTTACCATTCTAGTTCTATTTCCGCTGCTTCAAGTAAGATATCCTCCACCTCACCAAAAAAgaactatttctcactttcagaaTATGTCATGTGtgcgtagtcactcagttgtgtccaactctttgagactgcacggaccatagcccactgggcccctctgtccatggggattatccaggcaagaatacttgagtgggttgccctgccctcctccagggcatcttcccgacccagggatcgaacccaggtctcccacattgcaggtggattctttaccatctgagacaccagggaagcccaagaatactggagagggtagcctatcccttctccaggggatcttcccaacccaggaattgaaccagggcctcctgcatcgcaggcggattctttaccagctgagccaccagggaagcccagaatatgtCACGGCCTCCTGTATATGTCCCTTTTTAATTGGTGAATTCCTCCTCACATTAAAGGTCTTGACTAGACACTATAATTATTTCTCCACACATCATTCTCCCCATTAGATTACATCTTGGAGGTCGTATTTGAAGTTTCTCAGAGCTAAGCATTCAATAAGGatatgtggaatgaatgaatgagtaactgGTAACAATTTTCctaataaaagcaaaagatagTAAATCATTTAAAGTGATACCATGCTTTTACCCAACATTATAAACACTGTTAGAAATATCATTTTTACCTCCTTTGAAAACCTGATTTCACCCTGAGGACTAGcttcattatatttactactattaatattataaaattctgCAAAGGTTCTGTCACACATTTCACTATGCCAACTTCTATTACTCACAGCGGCTGGGTGGGCTAATGTCCATCACAGTCAGAGTAGGGTTGTCTATGTCACTTCCCCTTCTTCTTATTCGGCTCTCATCATACTCTGGGGTAAAGATGCTGCTTCCACTACTAGTGCTTAAGGAGTGGTCAGTAGGACTGAAACTCACAGGAGATCGGAAGCTGGTCCCCTGGGTCCTTCTAGCTCTCGGGAAAGTTTTACGAcctacaaaatgaaaacagaattacCTTGCAACTTTTAATGATATATTGTGAttgaaagtatttaaaatttgtaGCATAAGGAATAGAATTTGTTCTGTGACTAGGAAAAGAAGCTAAAACAGCAATGATTAtttgattttacattttaaacttaaGAACAGTATTTTTAAGAGCTCAAGGAAATATCCCAGCTAACACTGAATCacgaaaatttaaaaaaaaataaaaggtgtaagcagaaatgaaaaatggggaaaaaagaaacagaatctgaATATAAGTTCAAATAACTTTTGTGTTAACACACTCACCCATTCATAAAAGCACAGACAGAACTCCCTCAGTTtgtataaaaaggagaaaaatgtattttattttcattttcaataattatttaaaatataaacaaaaattgtAAAGTTAATAGGAAgtactttttctctttaaaaggataatacaaaaaaaaaaggagaatacaGTATGCATTTCATCACTAAGGgagtaatttttaattaataccaTTTTAACTACTTTTCTAAGGAAAGACATGTCTCAAGAGGTAAGCTGGCATAAAGCTAAAACCCTATTGTAGTTACGAtccaaagtctttttaaaaagttttaagtagAAAACTAAGTCAtacaggaaaaaacatttttattgtttgtgaGATTTTTAACAATTGTTGTTGATCTAATAAACTTACCATCATTATAGTCCTGATGGTGATATGAAACATGATACCTTCTTGGATATGTTCCTCCTTTTCCAAATTTTTCAAAGATAGGGTTATCATAGTCTATTAAGACACATAagaaagttatatattttaaagaaatcaaatatttctaatcatgaaaaacacatttacacatttttgatttttaaaaaaatctctctctcccacccagccaaaatattattcaatgacataaatatttaaacatttagaaTATCAACAGTCTAACCTGAAAATTCCTGATGATTATCTGGGTAGCTCTGTGCCCTAGGCATTCGTGATTTTGGATAGCTCTCTCTAAAAAGTAGAAAAGTCTCATTATTTTAAGAGAAAgtatttaagatatttttaaaaatctttatgcaATATCaatatctgtatgtatgtgtagatatagttatataaaatatatacacacaaatgtatatattatatatatataatatatacatatacacacacacatacagcattCACTCTGAAACATTAACTgaaaaaaggaaacttttttcAAACACTTATTTGATACATGCACACAAAAAGCCTGGCTTTTAAAACTGACCTACAAAGTGTAGTGGTTAAGAAAGATACATTTTGGCATTATGGATACATGGAAACACCTGTGTTTCAATCCTAGCTCTTCCTCTTAAACTAGTTATTGCAACCCTGGCAAATCATCTTTCTGAAAAGATTTCCACATTTGTAACAAGGAGATAATACTAACTCAGCAATTTTATACTTGTCTATCTCAGGACACTGTCCTTCAAATATTAAGTACTCAATATGTAGCTTTCACATCACCATTCCCCTGAActccttaaatgttttaaatatctatCTTGAGACAGACATGGGCACAGACAATATATatggtttcatatatatatgaataatagaaaattaaatgtatatttccATACAATAGTAGTTACATTTTCAGAAGTTGCTTTCAAAAGCAGTCTCGGAGGAGAGTAAATAGGTACTGACTTTGCATGCTACAGGTGAAAACTGTCCTACTGAGACCAGGAGAGAGGGAGCACTTACAACAAAAATTCAAGATGCAACTTGACCATGCTTATATTCCTGAACAAAAGTGTATTTCTCACAAAAAGTACTTAAATTTTAATTGACAACCAAAACTGGGACATAATTACCAAGAATGTACACTACTTATAATTTGGTACCAGAGTAAAAATAATCCTGagcaagagaaattaaagaatctcCAAAATTAAACCTATTATGAAAAATCTGACAGCAGTTTCACCAACACAGGTTTAAAAGTAAACATACATAAACTCTGAGTTTGCCTTTAGTTTCAAACACAATTTACCAAGCAGGAAACTCAAAATATTATAATCAGAAATCATTTTAAGTAAAACAGATACTGAGCccgatgactggaaaaaccaattTGCCATTAAGTATACATGAATATGAACTACATTCCTCTGAATGTACCACAAAATTTGAGTTGACAATTCAACATGCTATTGATACACATGCATATTTACccacatacattaaaaaacaaaaactacaatcAACATTACCCATCCAGAGGGCTATCAAGTGATGGACAGCTTCCTGAGCCAGAATTTTCAGGGCTGCTTAAAGATAATGGGTCCagcatctagaaaaataagaagtcCACCTTGATTCTACATGAATATAACTGaagttactgtttttttaaaaatagctttgttgAGATACAATTCATGTATCATAAAACTCACCCATTTTATTAAAGCATATAGTGCAATTCAGTGGTTAATAGCAGAACGTATAACTCTCACCCAAATTGCAGAACACTTTCAGTACCCAAAAAAGAAACTCCATATCCAATAGCAGCCAccctatttaaatgttttaaaagtagtTGTCTCCTGTAGGCGGGCTACAACTGCAAAATTTCCTAATAGAAAAATAGGAATTTTCTATATCTTCTGCTCTGGATTATCATCTAAATAATAAAAAGCTAAACACTTCACATAATTTTGTTTACTGAAAACTGAACAGCACCACCCAAACTAAAATAAATGACACCATGACTGCTACATTATTAGAAAATGTAAACTCCTGTAATAATATAAGCAGCCAATGTAATgataagaaaacaatagcaactCCATAAAAATACTTCAATactacaaaactttaaaaaaacattttaagggCTTccatgtggtccagtggttaagaatccacctgccaatgctgaagacaggggttcgatctctggtccaggaagatcccacaggctgcagggcaaCTCAGCTCATGCACTACAACTACGAAATCCAAAATCTACAGAGCCTGCgtaccacaactacagaagcatgcgtgctctagagcccatgctctgcaacgagagaagccacggcaatgggaagcccatgcaccacaacaaagcagagcccctgccagcagcaactagagaaagtctgcggCAACtcagacccagtacagccaaaaacaaagacataaattaaaaaacaaatctttttaaaaaagattaaaaaaatttgttttaatgttttagaaaGTAGACAAACCTCAGCTTCACAAAGTTGGGGATATTTATTAAACTGAATGTTAATATCAGGATTATAAacaaatgcattcattcatttatgaacATAAGAAAATCAGCCTTAAACCACCTTTCTTTATATATGAGTGCACGCAGACACATGTAAATTTGTCACATGGgtattttcctgtatttccactattttgttcacttaaaaaggaaGACATGGGACTGGAGAAGAGGTAAAACAAATACCTTCCTCCATATACCTGCCAAACCACACTATCCCTGACAACATCCctttaagtgaaatgaaaaacaacatTCAAATTTTGCTTACTTGGTCCATGCTCTCTGGAATGAACTCTCCTTCACTGTTGATACTGGTAAATGACCCATTCCGGGCAACCTGGTGTAATTCATCTGGAATGTATCCAGGGGGAGGGGAGCTTCTATCTCTACTAGTGGGacctcaaaagagaaaaattatagatTTTATAAATTCTAGCAGGGAActaattcttattttaattaaatatacacTCAGAACTTCTGGACTATAGTACTAATGATTTTAGCAACTGATATCCAGTTTTAATTAACACTTATCATAGCACTCATGTCTATAAAACGTCAAatgtttttcactcttttctaaaCTCACACCTTAATATTCATTTATAGCCGTTAGATAGTATGTTCTTCTGCCTGCTGACAACTGCATTATGAGGTTGAtaatacagtggaaaaaaaaaaaaaagttgttcagtcgtatctgattctttgcaaccccattatatagtctgccaggctcctctgtataaggaattctccaggcaataatattggagtgagtagccattccaggggatcttatatttttatataaatgccaCTGCTTCTTCATTTCCAAAGGTCACTTGTTACCCTTTAATGTAATTTATGAAAGGCATCATGATCTAGTGGAAAGTAGATGAACTTCACAGTCCAACCTCAGTTTAAATTCCAGTTCCAGTTATTTACCAGTTCTGTCTTTGGGAAAGCTATCTAATCTCCatgaacctgtttcctcatctgtaaacatgGGACTAAATCTCCTTTGCAAGGGTGTTGTGATGGCAAAATTATTCATAATGAACATATGCCATGCACATTTGTCTACACAATGTTCTTTGCACTGCCTCTCTTTAATCTTTAGAAATCTAAAGTGAGATTTACTTCTTAGTCATTTAGCCAATATTAGAATGTTTCCAATTTGGAATGCTGGATTTTATCCTTGGATACTTAAAATTAGGCTTTTGGTGGTAAGCCATATTCCTGGAATTTAAATTTCTTCATAGTTTAGAGAATTAGAGACATTAAAATAGTTCATCTCATTGTGCTATGTTGATTAACATAGTTTCTGTGCTTTCCTCCTTATTTAttgaaagtaaacaaaaaaaagatttgagGAAGTTATGTGAGCATTTGCATTCTGGTCAGATTTCAAGCAAAAAAGGCTCTTGCCTCATGTAAAGGGGTTGCTGTAAACACAAGTTGGCATTTGTTAGTGAAGAGATAGGgataaacagaacaaaatgatTACCAAGAGATATgcataaaaaagataattttctacACTTGATTCTAAAATTATTAGGAACCTCTGAGCCAGGAACTGATTTGGACTTTGTAACAGCTATGATCACAATGTCCCTAAAGTTTTTATTCCTTCCATAAGCCcttatttacaaaagaagatAAATACACTCATTATTCAAAGCACATAGGGAAGAAAAAAGGCTTTGAAAATTTATCTCCTTACTTGAtaacctattttttttaacctttgctaGTACTGGATATTTCAGTGGTCGAGATCTCCACACCAGCATATACCCCTGTCCCAAAGGAAGTTCTTCCTCTATCTTTTGtgaaaataattaaaggaaataattttcaataaatacaggGAAAAGATAATGGTCATACCTATCAAAGCCATTTCAAGCTTAAAGAGGTACCAAGAAAAGACTAGTAATTTTATACCTtacaatttctgtttcttttcgtGCTGGCACTGAAGTcaaataagaatatttattaGTAGAGTAAAAGGGAGGCATTCAGCACAGTTTTaaatgaagatgaactaaaacTGCCAATTTAACTAATGTATTTAGCTTGTTCTATCTAACACAACTAAGGTGAATTGgcattttttttgctttaaaatgataGGTACTATATTCATAAGAAAAGGGAATACAGAAAGAAATCAATGATTAGTAACAGTCATGCTTTCTAGTTTGAAAAGCTAAATGTACTTTAAAGTGTTCTCTCAACTGCTTGCTGCAATAATCCCATGATTTAAAGATGAGGACAATGTTACTGGTCGCTGGTTAATTAGAGAGCTAGAATTTGAACTCAGATACATCTAATATTCttttatcaaaaatttaaattatataaaaatatatacaaatgaagataagcaactattattattttacttgtaTATTATCTCTGCTGCTCATATTTCTAACACTTTGGAAACCCAAAGTAAGACTTAACATAAGACAGACACTTAGAAGGAAGGATACAGTCCTcctctgatggttcagatggtaaggagcccgtctacaatgtaggagactcaggtttgatccctgggctgggaagatcccctggaaaagggaatgatcACCcatcctagtattcttgcctagagaactgcatggacagaggagcctggcagggtacagtgcatggggctgtgaagagtcagacatgactgagcatgcacgctgCAGCAAGTCATAAATAGTTTGGGGACCAAGACAGAAGGTGAGCAACAAATTCATAAATTTTTTCGTTTGTTCACATACcaatttaatcttttctttcattattaacAATCCTCTTCTATCACCAGTCTTAGATTCCCTTCCACTTTCTCCCTATTCATCTGTTTTCATCTCCTTCTACCTTCCTTCTTTAAATCCATCTCTCATATTTTTTTGCTACCTTTAATGCCCATATTCACTGCCCTATCTGTTAAAAACATATATACCAATGTTTTTTGAGCAATATAATGTTTTTCTCATATAAAAATGTAGAATATCAATGTTTTATACAAACTGAAGAAGATACACAGAACTGGCCAAGTTCAGAGCACCTCTGCCCAGCCTATGTCGCTCTAATatgcctcctttaaaaaaaattgtacataggatccatttttctttttatcataagCTTAATTATAAGTGTAGTTTTAATTACTAAAGTAATTATAAAACATAATCTGCAAATTATTAGCAATCTTTATTTTGATAGCATTCTTGGCAATAATTAAAACTTAGAGAAAGGCCTATGAACTTCTTAGTCCACCATTAACTTTAATATATTggaattacttttaattttttcccttcactttatttttacaattaaaacattttttaggttttaatttgttaaaaattaaaataccctatgtatataaagaaaggaaatatttaaacTGGTGACTGCTAATCCTGTTAATACTCGACATAACTTTTCAAGGGACATCAGATACTAGAATGTAGTTAACTGAAATAAACTGCAAGAAGTAAAGAAGAGATAAACTATTTATCAGGATTATGTACAGGTGCTGCCCTACATTAAAGGATGGAGATGAAACTGTGAAATAACCCATTTCATGATTTAGACACTAGCTTTCTTACCTACTACAGAaagtccttttttcctctctgctccaaATACTGTGTTATCCAAATCTTCTAGTGATGGCAATGGCTCTAAATTAGTAgcctaaagagaaaaaaggaagattaaTGCTATTCTTCTCCTTTAGGGTTTTAATCAGAGTCCTTCCCCTATCAAATACAACCCAAGTATTCTCTCTCTGGGTCTTAGCAAACTTACTCTTTGCAATTTTAATTCTAATATAGTTCTTCCCAGGTTCTCAGTTGCTATTAACATCATATGTACAGTATATTATACTTATTTGTAATTTTGGCTATATAGTTTTGAGGAGCAAGGATATTGAACTGTAGCAATTACAATGTGTAAGTTTAAATTTAATCATAttggcatgagacaagtgctcgggcctggtgcactgggaagacccagaggaatcgggtggagagggaggtgggaggggggatcgggatggggaatacgtgtaaatctatggctgattcatatcaatgtatgacaaaacccactgaaatgttgtgaagtaattagcctccaactaattaaaaaaaaaaaaaagaaaatatatcaatgaTTATAGAATATAACTATGTTTCATATATTGACTTCTTACAGGCATATATCCTAGAATCCTCACTGAAAAGAATCCCCAGTTCATACCTGTGCACTTCCATTTGTTACAAGTAGTATTTTGAGGCTCTTCATATGAATACTACGATCCAGCAGTTCCACAGCCTTGTCCAAGTCATCTTGGGTGGTTAATGGAATTACCAACTAAACAAAGAGGAACATAAGGAATTGTGTAGCCATCTCATCAGGTCAAGTACTTACAGGAGTATCTCCATTACTATGGAATTATAAATCTCAAAATACATTGCTCTTTGATTTGTCAGTATAATGAAATtctgaatgaatatatgtatctAGGTTTTTTTCCTCTCATCCTACCATCACTGAAATCATAAAATGAATATGAATaaattttttgctttattatacattaaatttttctagaaaacatatttaaagatCAATTTTCTAGGATGTTTCCATAATATTGTTAAACT
Proteins encoded:
- the MAP3K2 gene encoding mitogen-activated protein kinase kinase kinase 2; translation: MMDDQQALNSIMQDLAVLHKASRPALSLQETRKTKSSSPKKQNDVRVKFEHRGEKRILQFPRPVKLEDLRSKAKIAFGQSMDLHYTNNELVIPLTTQDDLDKAVELLDRSIHMKSLKILLVTNGSAQATNLEPLPSLEDLDNTVFGAERKKGLSVVGPTSRDRSSPPPGYIPDELHQVARNGSFTSINSEGEFIPESMDQMLDPLSLSSPENSGSGSCPSLDSPLDGESYPKSRMPRAQSYPDNHQEFSDYDNPIFEKFGKGGTYPRRYHVSYHHQDYNDGRKTFPRARRTQGTSFRSPVSFSPTDHSLSTSSGSSIFTPEYDESRIRRRGSDIDNPTLTVMDISPPSRSPRAPTNWRLGKLLGQGAFGRVYLCYDVDTGRELAVKQVQFDPDSPETSKEVNALECEIQLLKNLLHERIVQYYGCLRDPQEKTLSIFMEYMPGGSIKDQLKAYGALTENVTRKYTRQILEGVHYLHSNMIVHRDIKGANILRDSTGNVKLGDFGASKRLQTICLSGTGMKSVTGTPYWMSPEVISGEGYGRKADIWSVGCTVVEMLTEKPPWAEFEAMAAIFKIATQPTNPKLPPHVSDYTRDFLKRIFVEAKLRPSADDLLRHMFVHCH